One Solanum lycopersicum chromosome 4, SLM_r2.1 DNA window includes the following coding sequences:
- the LOC112941288 gene encoding uncharacterized protein, producing the protein MMIICDHTNKSRRNSNERIYCRTYRNSVARVQDYILMVYPGGIFSRVRNVLVSDDVNHHFGSTIANTYCGQCGTMIGWKFIEAPRWYEYVREGRFILKLSELSFWNGVSLLHLGANEQNVDQDLGANEQNDDQDEDANEQNVDQDGDASTLRFILLLSVVTFWNGVSLPHLNEEQYLGANEQNTHQDGDATTIRFLLFLGVVTFWNGVPLPHLNEEQDLGVYEQNAHQYFRR; encoded by the exons ATGATGATAATATGCGACCACACCAACAAATCAAGAAGAAATTCTAATGAAAGAATCTACTGTCGTACGTACAGAAATTCAGTTGCACGCGTCCAAGATTATATTTTGATG GTTTATCCAGGAGGGATCTTTAGTAGAGT GCGTAATGTTCTTGTATCGGACGATGTGAATCATCATTTTGGAAGTACCATAGCCAATACTTACTGTGGCCAATGTGGAACGATGATCGGGTGGAAATTT ATTGAAGCCCCACGATGGTACGAGTATGTTAGAGAAGGaagattcattttgaaatt GAGCGAGCTTAGTTTCTGGAATGGTGTATCATTGCTTCATTTAGGCGCTAACGAGCAAAATGTTGATCAAGATTTAGGCGCTAATGAACAAAATGATGATCAAGATGAAGACGCTAATGAACAAAATGTTGATCAAGATGGAGATGCTAGTACGCTTAGATTCATTTTGTTATT GAGCGTGGTTACGTTCTGGAATGGTGTATCGTTGCCTCATTTAAACGAGGAACAATATTTAGGCGCTAATGAGCAAAATACTCATCAAGATGGAGATGCTACTACGATTAGATTCCTTTTGTTCTT GGGCGTGGTTACGTTCTGGAATGGTGTACCGTTGCCTCATTTAAACGAGGAACAAGATTTAGGCGTTTATGAGCAAAATGCTCATCAATACTTCAGACGCTAA
- the LOC101248870 gene encoding ganglioside-induced differentiation-associated protein 1 isoform X1: MYVSVRDPNSLSSKLNSLLDSIRYVLFLLLFCFSPSKILAFNGITFLAFYVNNTMQLYHHPFSLNSQKVRLTLEEKGIDYTSHHVNPLTGKNMDAFFFSMNPSAKVPVFQNGSHIIYDTIEIIQYIERIAEKVSSGGNNLNLSSREVIGWMHKIQEWDSMYFTLFHVPEKYRLCVSKFLRRVIIARMAESPDLASAYHCKLRQAYDTDDKLKNADVLRRSENHLVRLLDEVELKLGETSYLAGEEFSLADVMLIPLLARIELLNLENEYINSRPNIADYWVLVKQRPSYKKVIGKYFDGWRRRKTLLKTWCFIRVRSVLRKY; this comes from the exons atgtatgtgtCTGTGAGAGACCCCAATTCTCTTTCTTCCAAATTGAATTCTCTACTGGATTCAATTAGGTATGTTCTGTTTTTGCTACTTTTTTGTTTTAGTCCTTCAAAAATTCTTGCTTTTAATG GTATAACATTCTTGGCATTCTATGTTAATAATACCATGCAGTTATATCATCATCCTTTTTCCTTGAACAGCCAGAAGGTGAGACTTACTTTGGAAGAGAAAGGTATTGATTACACATCGCATCATGTGAACCCTTTAACGGGCAAGAACATGGATGCATTTTTCTTCAGTATGAATCCAAGTGCGAAAGTTCCTGTGTTCCAGAATGGTTCTCACATCATATATGATACCATTGAGATAATTCA GTATATTGAAAGAATTGCAGAAAAAGTGTCGTCTGGCGGAAACAATCTGAATCTTAGCAGTAGAGAAGTTATTGGATGGAtgcataaaatacaagaatggGATTCAATGTACTTTACCCTTTTCCATGTCCCTGAAAAGTATCGGCTATGTGTTTCTAAATTCCTAAGACGTGTAATAATTGCCCGAATGGCTGAATCTCCCGACTTAGCAAGTGCTTACCACTGTAAGCTACGACAGGCATATGATACGGACGACAAGTTGAAGAATGCTGACGTTTTGAGACGAAGTGAGAACCATCTAGTAAGACTTCTTGATGAAGTGGAACTCAAACTTGGTGAAACATCATATCTAGCTGGGGAAGAATTCAGTCTAGCTGATGTAATGCTCATTCCTCTTCTAGCTAGAATAGAACTCTTGAACTTGGAAAACGAGTACATAAACAGTCGTCCAAACATAGCAGACTATTGGGTGTTGGTTAAACAAAGACCTAGCTATAAGAAGGTGATTGGTAAGTATTTTGATGGATGGAGAAGACGAAAGACGCTGCTGAAAACATGGTGCTTCATCCGTGTCAGAAGCGTGCTCCGAAAATATTGA
- the LOC101248870 gene encoding ganglioside-induced differentiation-associated protein 1, which produces MQLYHHPFSLNSQKVRLTLEEKGIDYTSHHVNPLTGKNMDAFFFSMNPSAKVPVFQNGSHIIYDTIEIIQYIERIAEKVSSGGNNLNLSSREVIGWMHKIQEWDSMYFTLFHVPEKYRLCVSKFLRRVIIARMAESPDLASAYHCKLRQAYDTDDKLKNADVLRRSENHLVRLLDEVELKLGETSYLAGEEFSLADVMLIPLLARIELLNLENEYINSRPNIADYWVLVKQRPSYKKVIGKYFDGWRRRKTLLKTWCFIRVRSVLRKY; this is translated from the exons ATGCAGTTATATCATCATCCTTTTTCCTTGAACAGCCAGAAGGTGAGACTTACTTTGGAAGAGAAAGGTATTGATTACACATCGCATCATGTGAACCCTTTAACGGGCAAGAACATGGATGCATTTTTCTTCAGTATGAATCCAAGTGCGAAAGTTCCTGTGTTCCAGAATGGTTCTCACATCATATATGATACCATTGAGATAATTCA GTATATTGAAAGAATTGCAGAAAAAGTGTCGTCTGGCGGAAACAATCTGAATCTTAGCAGTAGAGAAGTTATTGGATGGAtgcataaaatacaagaatggGATTCAATGTACTTTACCCTTTTCCATGTCCCTGAAAAGTATCGGCTATGTGTTTCTAAATTCCTAAGACGTGTAATAATTGCCCGAATGGCTGAATCTCCCGACTTAGCAAGTGCTTACCACTGTAAGCTACGACAGGCATATGATACGGACGACAAGTTGAAGAATGCTGACGTTTTGAGACGAAGTGAGAACCATCTAGTAAGACTTCTTGATGAAGTGGAACTCAAACTTGGTGAAACATCATATCTAGCTGGGGAAGAATTCAGTCTAGCTGATGTAATGCTCATTCCTCTTCTAGCTAGAATAGAACTCTTGAACTTGGAAAACGAGTACATAAACAGTCGTCCAAACATAGCAGACTATTGGGTGTTGGTTAAACAAAGACCTAGCTATAAGAAGGTGATTGGTAAGTATTTTGATGGATGGAGAAGACGAAAGACGCTGCTGAAAACATGGTGCTTCATCCGTGTCAGAAGCGTGCTCCGAAAATATTGA
- the LOC109120077 gene encoding uncharacterized protein, producing MNLFNKSKRNSNERIYCRTCRNPVARVQDYIRRVRRGTIIIRRVYNVYVPGDMDHLYGFVTADTYCGRCGTLIGWKFIVVPLGSVAARAGRFMLMSRKVAFWDGVPLLRLNANQGLGANEQNANQDLGVNEQNANQDLGINEQDGDANAAVQDGGGNEQNDDQDVGANAVVQDGGRNEQNDDQEVGANAAVQDGGGNEQNDDQDVGANAAVQDGARNEQNDDQDGGDPMN from the exons ATGAATCTATTCAACAAATCGAAAAGAAATTCTAATGAAAGAATCTACTGTCGTACGTGCAGAAATCCAGTTGCACGCGTTCAAGATTATATTCGGAGG GTTCGTCGAGGAACGATCATAATTAGAAGAGT GTATAATGTTTACGTACCAGGCGATATGGATCATCTGTATGGATTTGTCACAGCTGATACTTACTGTGGCCGATGTGGAACGTTGATTGGGTGGAAATTT ATTGTAGTCCCACTAGGGTCCGTGGCTGCTAGAGCAGGAAGATTCATGTTGATGTC GAGAAAGGTTGCTTTCTGGGATGGTGTACCATTGCTTCGTTTAAATGCAAATCAAGGTTTAGGCGCTAATGAGCAAAATGCAAATCAAGATTTAGGCGTTAATGAGCAAAATGCAAATCAAGATTTAGGCATTAATGAGCAAGATGGAGACGCTAATGCTGCAGTTCAAGATGGAGGCGGAAATGAACAGAATGATGATCAAGATGTGGGCGCTAATGCTGTAGTTCAAGATGGAGGCAGAAATGAACAGAATGATGATCAAGAAGTGGGCGCTAATGCTGCAGTTCAAGATGGAGGCGGAAATGAACAGAATGATGATCAAGATGTGGGCGCTAATGCTGCAGTTCAAGATGGAGCTAGAAATGAACAGAATGATGATCAAGATGGCGGGGATCCAATGAACTGA
- the LOC104646911 gene encoding uncharacterized protein, whose translation MMILKKSRRNSFDSIYCCMCRNPVARVQDYISRVRQAGVFSRVYNVVVSNDHENFHFGSIIADTYCGQCRMLIGWEYIQVPLWFVVRDGRFVLFLSGLCYWDGVPLLHLNEEQDLGANEENADQDGDAHEQNDANEQDVGVNEENTDQDGDATDQDGDSTDEDGDATDQDGDATDPDGDSTDEDGDSTDEDGDSTDEDGDSTDEDGDATDEDGDSTDEDGDATDQDGDVTDQDGDSTNQDVGVNEENADQDGDSTDEDGDSTDEDGDATDQDVDVTDQDGDVTDQDGDSTDQDVGVNEENADQDGGTPMN comes from the exons ATGATGATACTCAAGAAATCAAGAAGAAATTCTTTTGATAGCATCTACTGTTGTATGTGCAGAAATCCAGTTGCACGCGTCCAAGATTATATTTCGAGG GTTCGTCAAGCAGGGGTCTTTAGTAGAGT GTATAATGTTGTTGTATCGAATGATCATGAGAATTTTCATTTTGGAAGTATCATAGCCGATACGTACTGTGGTCAATGTAGAATGTTGATCGGGTGGGAATAT ATTCAAGTCCCACTATGGTTTGTGGTCAGAGATGGAAGATTTGTTTTGTTCTT GAGTGGGCTTTGTTACTGGGATGGTGTACCATTGCTTCATTTAAACGAAGAACAAGATTTAGGCGCTAATGAGGAAAATGCAGATCAAGATGGAGATGCTCATGAACAAAATGATGCTAATGAACAAGATGTGGGCGTGAATGAGGAAAATACTGATCAAGATGGAGACGCTACTGATCAAGATGGAGACTCTACTGATGAAGATGGAGATGCTACTGATCAAGATGGAGACGCTACTGATCCAGATGGAGACTCTACTGATGAAGATGGAGATTCAACTGATGAAGATGGAGACTCTACTGATGAAGATGGAGATTCAACTGATGAAGATGGAGACGCTACTGATGAAGATGGAGATTCAACTGATGAAGATGGAGACGCTACTGATCAAGATGGAGACGTTACTGATCAAGATGGAGACTCTACTAATCAAGATGTGGGCGTGAATGAGGAAAATGCTGATCAAGATGGAGACTCTACTGATGAAGATGGAGACTCTACTGATGAAGATGGAGACGCTACTGATCAAGATGTAGATGTTACTGATCAAGATGGAGACGTTACTGATCAAGATGGAGACTCTACTGATCAAGATGTGGGCGTGAATGAGGAAAATGCTGATCAAGATGGCGGCACTCCAATGAACTGA